Proteins encoded together in one Miscanthus floridulus cultivar M001 chromosome 16, ASM1932011v1, whole genome shotgun sequence window:
- the LOC136512407 gene encoding small ribosomal subunit protein uS19-like, with product MADVDVEAEVAAAGQPKKRTFRKYSYRGVDLDALLDMSTDDLVQLFPARARRRFQRGLKRKPMALIKRLRTAKKEAPAGEKPEPVRTHLRNMIIVPEMIGSVIGVYNGKTFNQVEIKPEMIGHYLAEFSISYKPVKHGRPGIGATHSSRFIPLK from the exons ATG gcggacgtcgacgtcgaggCGGAGGTCGCCGCCGCGGGGCAGCCCAAGAAAAGGACGTTCCGCAAGTACAGCTATCGCGGCGTGGACCTCGACGCGCTCCTCGACATGTCCACCGACGACCTCGTCCAGCTCTTCCCCGCCCGCGCCCGCAGAAG GTTCCAGAGGGGTCTGAAGAGGAAGCCGATGGCTCTCATCAAGAGGCTGCGCACGGCG AAAAAGGAAGCACCTGCTGGTGAGAAGCCTGAGCCTGTCAGGACTCATCTGCGCAACATGATCATTGTGCCAGAGATGATAGGCAGCGTAATTGGAGTGTACAACGGGAAAACATTCAACCAGGTTGAGATCAAGCCTGAGATGATTGGGCACTACCTTGCTGAATTCTCCATCAGTTACAAGCCCGTCAAGCACGGAAGGCCTGGTATTGGTGCTACCCACTCCTCCAGGTTCATCCCTCTCAAGTGA
- the LOC136513044 gene encoding photosystem II reaction center W protein, chloroplastic-like isoform X2, translated as MATISAATLVGAAAVARPSSQAQGLPQLRVRAEKVRCGAANSRRPSQRDGSSVNCKAPASPAGCASSLLAVASAMTTSSPALALVDERMSTEGTGLSLGLSNNLLGWILLGVFGLIWSLYTVYTSTLDEDDDSGLSL; from the exons atggcaaccatcagcgccgcCACCCTCGTCGGCGCGGCCGCCGTCGCCAGGCCGTCGTCTCAGGCTCAAG GGCTGCCGCAGCTGAGGGTGAGAGCCGAGAAGGTGCGGTGCGGCGCCGCCAACTCGAGGCGGCCGAGTCAGCGGGACGGCAGCAGCGTTAACTGCAAGGCGCCAGCGTCTCCGGCCGGCTGCGCGTCGTCCCTTCTGGCCGTGGCCAGCGCGATGACGACGTCGTCGCCCGCGCTGGCGCTGGTGGACGAGCGGATGTCGACGGAGGGCACCGGGCTCAGCCTGGGGCTCAGCAACAACCTGCTAGGGTGGATCCTGCTGGGCGTCTTCGGCCTCATCTGGTCCCTCTACACCGTCTACACCTCCACGCTCGACGAGGACGATGACTCCGGCCTCTCGCTCTGA
- the LOC136513044 gene encoding photosystem II reaction center W protein, chloroplastic-like isoform X3 yields the protein MRRRVSTTDEGLPQLRVRAEKVRCGAANSRRPSQRDGSSVNCKAPASPAGCASSLLAVASAMTTSSPALALVDERMSTEGTGLSLGLSNNLLGWILLGVFGLIWSLYTVYTSTLDEDDDSGLSL from the exons ATGCGGCGGCGTGTAAGCACTACAGACGAAG GGCTGCCGCAGCTGAGGGTGAGAGCCGAGAAGGTGCGGTGCGGCGCCGCCAACTCGAGGCGGCCGAGTCAGCGGGACGGCAGCAGCGTTAACTGCAAGGCGCCAGCGTCTCCGGCCGGCTGCGCGTCGTCCCTTCTGGCCGTGGCCAGCGCGATGACGACGTCGTCGCCCGCGCTGGCGCTGGTGGACGAGCGGATGTCGACGGAGGGCACCGGGCTCAGCCTGGGGCTCAGCAACAACCTGCTAGGGTGGATCCTGCTGGGCGTCTTCGGCCTCATCTGGTCCCTCTACACCGTCTACACCTCCACGCTCGACGAGGACGATGACTCCGGCCTCTCGCTCTGA
- the LOC136513044 gene encoding photosystem II reaction center W protein, chloroplastic-like isoform X1, protein MRRRFFSEGNGAEVSLDTRTEEVAVCATAGLPQLRVRAEKVRCGAANSRRPSQRDGSSVNCKAPASPAGCASSLLAVASAMTTSSPALALVDERMSTEGTGLSLGLSNNLLGWILLGVFGLIWSLYTVYTSTLDEDDDSGLSL, encoded by the exons ATGCGGCGGCGT TTTTTCAGCGAAGGAAACGGTGCCGAAGTATCTCTTGACACGAGGACTGAGGAGGTTGCTGTGTGTGCCACTGCAGGGCTGCCGCAGCTGAGGGTGAGAGCCGAGAAGGTGCGGTGCGGCGCCGCCAACTCGAGGCGGCCGAGTCAGCGGGACGGCAGCAGCGTTAACTGCAAGGCGCCAGCGTCTCCGGCCGGCTGCGCGTCGTCCCTTCTGGCCGTGGCCAGCGCGATGACGACGTCGTCGCCCGCGCTGGCGCTGGTGGACGAGCGGATGTCGACGGAGGGCACCGGGCTCAGCCTGGGGCTCAGCAACAACCTGCTAGGGTGGATCCTGCTGGGCGTCTTCGGCCTCATCTGGTCCCTCTACACCGTCTACACCTCCACGCTCGACGAGGACGATGACTCCGGCCTCTCGCTCTGA